Proteins co-encoded in one Bacillus sp. FSL H8-0547 genomic window:
- a CDS encoding NUDIX domain-containing protein codes for MYPRANTLEEQEGQNSKGIGLYYRPIGGTIEFGEKSSETLVREFSEEIRVEVVVRRYISCIENIFKINENIGHEITQIYLVEFKDTNLYQQEYFTVSEGNKVTCAKWILKEEIFSGGKVLYPSGLTELLKEQM; via the coding sequence ATGTATCCAAGAGCAAACACATTGGAAGAGCAGGAAGGACAGAACTCAAAAGGAATAGGTTTGTATTACCGTCCCATAGGCGGTACAATCGAATTCGGCGAAAAGTCGAGTGAGACATTAGTGAGAGAGTTTAGTGAAGAAATACGCGTTGAAGTTGTTGTCAGAAGATATATTTCCTGCATAGAAAATATATTTAAAATAAACGAAAACATAGGACACGAAATAACACAGATATACTTAGTGGAATTTAAAGATACGAATTTATACCAGCAAGAATATTTTACAGTTTCTGAAGGAAATAAAGTTACTTGTGCAAAATGGATTTTAAAAGAAGAAATTTTTTCTGGAGGAAAGGTGCTTTATCCAAGCGGATTGACAGAATTATTGAAAGAGCAAATGTAA
- a CDS encoding GNAT family N-acetyltransferase → MTIQWTEISEDNLINLEMAMELYDQAFPIQVREPHSVFLRSLQYAKTRRPNNYHFLMGLEGDQLVSFATGHYFADVNSGFIVYLVTNPIVRSKGLGSKTLVELESLLFQDAISAGNASLKAILLETETQDIVHTEGEKEDCIKRNRFFARNNYEMCDEIRYLQPSLHNEVEDIPLNLFIKNFDTSKQRKEEIQKAISAIYKEKYSFINKIDKEALNNSLKKMELEDNLLIK, encoded by the coding sequence ATGACGATACAGTGGACAGAAATTTCAGAGGATAATTTAATTAACCTAGAAATGGCTATGGAATTATATGATCAAGCATTTCCTATTCAAGTGAGAGAACCACATAGTGTTTTTCTAAGGAGTTTACAATACGCAAAGACAAGAAGGCCGAATAACTACCATTTTTTGATGGGATTGGAAGGAGATCAGCTCGTTTCATTTGCAACAGGACACTATTTTGCTGACGTAAATTCAGGATTCATTGTATATTTAGTAACTAATCCAATAGTACGAAGTAAGGGATTAGGATCAAAAACATTAGTTGAATTAGAAAGTTTATTGTTCCAAGATGCCATTTCAGCTGGAAACGCATCACTTAAAGCTATTTTGTTAGAAACGGAAACTCAAGATATCGTACATACAGAAGGAGAGAAGGAAGATTGTATAAAAAGAAATCGATTTTTTGCTAGAAATAACTACGAAATGTGCGATGAAATTAGATACTTGCAACCATCTCTGCATAATGAGGTGGAAGATATACCACTTAACCTTTTTATTAAAAATTTTGATACTAGTAAGCAAAGGAAAGAAGAGATTCAAAAAGCTATAAGTGCCATTTATAAAGAAAAGTATTCTTTTATAAATAAAATTGATAAAGAGGCCCTTAATAATTCTCTTAAAAAGATGGAACTAGAAGATAATTTACTAATAAAATAA
- a CDS encoding MarR family transcriptional regulator, giving the protein MEFKVRELNDCWTDIYFALHYSHKEKITHQVIRILQLIEKKQNVGINDISSYLNVSHNTASENVKRIIEKNYLIKERDPSDERRVILKLTNLGREVLQRNTSLDENKLNAIWNSLSLNEKSAVESAFILLRERAQNVPFG; this is encoded by the coding sequence ATGGAGTTTAAAGTTAGAGAGCTAAATGACTGCTGGACAGATATCTATTTCGCTTTGCACTATTCTCACAAGGAAAAGATTACTCATCAAGTAATAAGAATTCTCCAGCTAATTGAAAAAAAACAGAATGTTGGAATCAATGATATTTCATCATACCTAAATGTTTCCCACAATACAGCTTCTGAAAATGTAAAACGAATTATTGAAAAAAATTACTTGATTAAAGAGAGAGATCCATCAGATGAAAGAAGAGTTATCTTGAAACTGACCAATTTAGGAAGAGAAGTATTGCAAAGAAATACAAGTCTTGACGAGAATAAGCTGAATGCTATTTGGAACAGTCTGTCTTTGAATGAGAAATCAGCAGTAGAATCTGCCTTTATACTGCTGAGGGAGCGTGCACAAAATGTACCTTTTGGTTAA
- a CDS encoding DUF3147 family protein: MYLLVKILVSAVIIGIVTEIARRFPAYGGIIAALPLVSLLSIIWLSVQGEGSESLSKFALGVLWGFPSTAVLLLIVYLLVKN; encoded by the coding sequence ATGTACCTTTTGGTTAAAATTCTTGTTTCTGCCGTCATTATTGGCATTGTTACGGAAATTGCACGTCGTTTCCCTGCATATGGAGGAATCATCGCAGCTCTCCCACTTGTAAGTTTATTAAGCATTATTTGGTTATCTGTTCAAGGAGAAGGAAGTGAGAGCTTGAGTAAGTTTGCTTTAGGAGTTCTTTGGGGGTTTCCATCAACTGCTGTTTTGCTGCTTATCGTGTATCTATTAGTAAAGAATTAA
- a CDS encoding DUF2750 domain-containing protein: MHIVEINAVLKLPSNVRYEYFIKRVTDYEEVWSLFSDGWATFRDEDGKLLIPFFPKKEFAEISAEKEWASYKARSISLDDFIEKWLPGMKKNGIIPSIFPLGNDMEAVSIDVLLKDLEMELENY, encoded by the coding sequence ATGCATATTGTAGAAATTAACGCAGTATTGAAGCTGCCATCCAATGTCAGATATGAGTATTTTATTAAAAGAGTCACTGATTATGAAGAAGTCTGGAGTTTGTTCAGCGATGGCTGGGCCACTTTCAGGGATGAAGATGGGAAATTATTGATCCCCTTTTTTCCTAAAAAAGAATTTGCAGAAATCAGTGCTGAAAAAGAGTGGGCATCGTATAAAGCAAGATCAATCAGCTTGGATGATTTTATCGAGAAGTGGCTTCCAGGCATGAAAAAGAATGGCATTATCCCATCTATTTTTCCTTTAGGAAACGATATGGAAGCGGTAAGTATAGATGTTCTGCTTAAGGATCTTGAAATGGAACTGGAAAACTATTAA
- a CDS encoding DUF5063 domain-containing protein has protein sequence MCAKEAEAFVKMASEFCHLIENFTLSSESDKVMNLLRTISSLYAAALTLPESDLAEEKITVLDFALPDINLGDIADYWALFDPYTDEEPVACSLNDDLQDIYRDVKEGLMMYQKDKRLEAAWHWKFTFESHWGQHALQAMRALHWAVGAER, from the coding sequence ATGTGCGCAAAAGAGGCGGAAGCATTTGTTAAAATGGCATCAGAATTCTGTCATCTGATAGAAAATTTCACATTATCCTCTGAGTCAGACAAGGTTATGAATCTTCTTAGAACGATTTCATCCTTGTATGCAGCAGCTTTGACTCTTCCAGAATCGGACCTTGCTGAAGAGAAGATCACTGTATTGGATTTTGCTTTACCGGATATCAATCTTGGAGATATCGCTGATTATTGGGCCTTGTTTGATCCATACACGGATGAAGAACCTGTTGCATGCAGTTTAAATGATGATCTTCAAGATATTTACAGAGATGTAAAGGAAGGTCTGATGATGTATCAAAAAGATAAACGGCTGGAAGCGGCATGGCATTGGAAATTCACCTTTGAATCGCATTGGGGGCAGCATGCTTTGCAGGCTATGCGTGCGCTTCATTGGGCAGTAGGGGCAGAGAGGTAA
- a CDS encoding ClbS/DfsB family four-helix bundle protein, translated as MTVINEKENLLLNSDSNFKSLLEIIESVPSRKRTISIDTQERDKNFRDVLMHLYEWHAMLERWYREGMDGDHPFMPAPGYKWSSIKLFNMKIWEVYQDVTLNQAIKKVKLSHGRVMDLINLHTNEEIMTKKYYKWTKTSNLYSYFEANTSSHYIWAIKKCEVIANCIQEQEMDRSVK; from the coding sequence ATGACTGTTATAAATGAAAAAGAAAATCTATTGTTGAATAGCGACTCGAATTTTAAATCATTGCTTGAAATCATCGAATCTGTTCCTAGCAGAAAAAGAACGATTTCTATTGATACTCAAGAGCGAGACAAGAATTTTCGCGATGTATTAATGCACCTTTATGAATGGCATGCCATGCTTGAGAGATGGTACCGGGAAGGTATGGATGGAGATCATCCGTTTATGCCGGCACCGGGTTATAAGTGGAGCAGTATAAAACTGTTCAATATGAAGATCTGGGAAGTATATCAGGATGTAACATTGAATCAAGCCATAAAAAAAGTAAAGTTAAGCCATGGAAGAGTAATGGACTTAATCAACTTACATACAAATGAAGAAATCATGACAAAAAAATACTATAAGTGGACAAAAACAAGTAATTTATACAGCTATTTTGAAGCAAACACATCCAGTCATTACATTTGGGCAATAAAAAAATGCGAAGTGATTGCAAATTGTATTCAAGAACAGGAAATGGATAGGTCTGTAAAGTGA
- a CDS encoding GNAT family N-acetyltransferase: protein MKSILAADIADLDRLVDIDSEVIGNASRRGMIKRAIENRQCLIAMEEEEIAGFLIHDTSFFECAFISLVIVAPSKRRRGFASLLMDEMVKSSAKEKVFSSTNQSNADMHKVFLSNGFIESGIVENLDDGDPEVIYFKKRTV from the coding sequence ATGAAAAGTATTCTTGCTGCAGACATTGCAGACTTAGATAGGTTAGTAGACATAGACAGTGAGGTTATTGGCAACGCAAGCAGGCGGGGAATGATAAAACGTGCTATCGAGAATAGACAGTGCCTCATTGCAATGGAGGAAGAAGAGATTGCTGGATTTCTCATTCATGATACCAGCTTCTTTGAGTGTGCGTTTATCTCCCTCGTTATTGTGGCCCCGTCCAAGAGACGCAGAGGATTTGCAAGTTTGCTAATGGATGAGATGGTGAAGTCATCCGCAAAAGAGAAGGTTTTTTCTTCAACGAATCAATCTAATGCAGATATGCATAAAGTCTTTCTTTCAAATGGGTTCATTGAAAGCGGCATTGTGGAAAATTTGGATGATGGGGATCCTGAAGTGATTTATTTTAAAAAACGAACTGTCTGA
- a CDS encoding NUDIX hydrolase encodes MKDKKIHRAFGVYGIYTQGKDLLVIKKNRGPYINRFDLPGGSLEPGESLTAALKREFLEETGIEVKVVKNVGIADFMLPWGWNDYEYVHHIAAFYLVEKVGGNLKIPHQFEGQDSLGALWISKGEARINEASPLVLKAFRWVEEEVLSPDVEVYEEWEIKD; translated from the coding sequence ATGAAGGACAAAAAAATTCACAGAGCTTTTGGAGTTTATGGCATATACACACAGGGCAAAGACCTGCTCGTGATTAAGAAGAACAGAGGACCTTACATAAATCGCTTTGACCTTCCGGGAGGAAGTTTAGAACCCGGTGAAAGTCTGACAGCCGCTTTGAAGAGGGAATTCCTTGAAGAGACTGGCATTGAAGTAAAAGTGGTAAAAAACGTTGGTATAGCAGATTTTATGCTGCCATGGGGCTGGAATGATTATGAATATGTTCATCACATTGCGGCATTTTATTTAGTTGAAAAAGTTGGCGGCAATTTAAAGATCCCTCATCAGTTTGAAGGCCAGGATTCGCTTGGTGCGCTTTGGATATCAAAAGGTGAGGCACGTATAAATGAGGCATCACCGCTGGTTCTTAAAGCATTTAGGTGGGTAGAAGAAGAGGTGCTCAGTCCTGATGTTGAGGTGTATGAAGAGTGGGAAATAAAAGATTGA
- a CDS encoding class I SAM-dependent methyltransferase, translating into MQEKKSHYNFEEYDNPSLYDGENDSYTSDIPLLVKWASLTKGAIIDIACGTGRATIPLARKGHRVIGVDVHKGMLDEARRKSSDLRLEIDWIQQDCMDLNLETTADLTYSVGNSFQHFLTNDEQDKLLASVSRHLNPDGIFIFGTRFPGAEELFPAGTEEFWQTYEDAESKLQVDVYCLSSYDPISQIQHNKTIRKYKNEAGEEVKEKKTEISLRYVFPMEMERLLSMNGFKIINVYGDWNEDPLTSGSKEMVYVCQKAEEK; encoded by the coding sequence ATGCAAGAAAAAAAGTCACACTACAACTTCGAAGAGTACGACAACCCCTCGCTCTATGACGGGGAAAACGATTCTTATACAAGCGACATTCCCTTATTGGTGAAATGGGCATCGCTGACAAAAGGAGCAATAATCGATATTGCCTGCGGTACAGGGAGAGCCACTATTCCTTTAGCGAGGAAGGGTCATCGCGTAATTGGAGTGGATGTCCATAAAGGAATGCTGGATGAGGCAAGGAGAAAGTCTTCAGACTTACGTCTTGAAATCGATTGGATACAGCAGGACTGTATGGATTTAAACCTCGAAACCACAGCGGATCTCACCTATTCCGTTGGAAATTCTTTTCAGCATTTTCTTACAAACGATGAACAGGATAAGCTATTGGCTTCAGTCAGCCGGCATTTAAATCCTGATGGGATTTTTATTTTTGGAACCAGATTTCCCGGCGCAGAAGAGCTGTTTCCAGCAGGGACAGAGGAATTTTGGCAGACTTATGAAGATGCAGAGTCTAAGTTGCAAGTAGACGTATACTGCCTATCCTCTTATGATCCCATCAGCCAGATCCAGCATAACAAAACAATAAGGAAGTATAAGAATGAGGCGGGAGAGGAAGTTAAAGAGAAAAAAACTGAGATATCTCTGCGCTATGTGTTTCCTATGGAAATGGAAAGACTGCTGAGTATGAACGGGTTCAAGATAATAAACGTATACGGGGACTGGAATGAGGATCCGCTGACAAGCGGAAGTAAAGAAATGGTGTATGTTTGTCAAAAAGCAGAGGAGAAGTAA
- the namA gene encoding NADPH dehydrogenase NamA: protein MKNHLFTPYTVKNVTLKNRIVMSPMCMYSSHREGGMVEDFHMTHYISRAIGGTGLIMIEATSVTPQGRISPQDLGIWSDDHIEGLKKLVDGMKENGAKTAIQLAHAGRKAVLEGEIVSPSALAFNEKSKTPVEMTTEKIKETIQAFKDGAIRAKKAGFDIIELHGAHGYLINQFLSPLSNQRTDEYGGSKENRYRFLKEIIDAVNEVWDGPLFVRVSAKDYNPEGLNVEDYVDYCSWMKEQGVDLIDVSSGALVPADIKVFPGYQVKFAERIREGAGIDTGAVGLITTGTQAEEILGNGRADLIFIARALLRDPYWPRNAAAELGVEIEAPKQYARGW, encoded by the coding sequence ATGAAGAATCACTTATTTACACCATACACCGTAAAAAACGTTACACTTAAAAACCGGATCGTCATGTCTCCGATGTGCATGTACTCATCACACCGCGAAGGCGGAATGGTCGAGGATTTTCATATGACCCATTACATTAGCCGCGCCATTGGCGGTACGGGGCTAATCATGATTGAAGCGACATCCGTTACGCCTCAGGGCAGAATCTCTCCGCAGGATCTTGGCATCTGGAGCGATGACCATATCGAAGGCCTGAAAAAATTAGTTGATGGCATGAAAGAAAATGGCGCCAAAACGGCAATCCAGCTGGCACATGCAGGAAGAAAAGCGGTCCTTGAAGGCGAGATTGTCTCACCATCCGCCCTTGCATTCAATGAAAAAAGCAAAACACCTGTTGAGATGACAACAGAAAAAATTAAAGAAACCATTCAAGCTTTTAAAGACGGAGCAATCCGTGCGAAAAAAGCGGGATTTGATATCATCGAGCTTCACGGCGCACACGGATACTTAATCAACCAGTTCCTCTCGCCGCTTTCCAATCAGCGGACAGACGAATACGGCGGCAGCAAAGAAAACCGCTACCGCTTCCTGAAAGAAATCATTGATGCTGTTAACGAAGTCTGGGACGGACCGCTGTTTGTAAGGGTCTCTGCAAAAGACTACAACCCGGAAGGACTGAATGTTGAGGATTACGTGGATTACTGCTCATGGATGAAAGAACAGGGAGTCGATCTGATTGATGTCAGCTCAGGTGCCCTTGTTCCGGCAGATATCAAAGTCTTCCCTGGCTACCAGGTGAAATTTGCCGAGCGCATCCGCGAAGGAGCCGGCATCGATACTGGTGCTGTCGGCCTGATCACAACCGGAACACAGGCTGAAGAAATCCTTGGCAACGGCCGAGCAGATCTTATCTTCATTGCACGCGCCCTGCTTCGTGACCCATACTGGCCGCGGAATGCAGCAGCTGAACTTGGCGTTGAGATTGAGGCGCCTAAGCAGTATGCACGCGGGTGGTAA
- a CDS encoding M20/M25/M40 family metallo-hydrolase, which produces MTAKWQSKQQLTELLTGLVNLASITGSKDEIALAQHLYYVLNDFPYFKEHPDHVKLHPLEDGRYFLTAFVKSKKETEDTVILMSHFDVVDVKDYGHLEHLAFRPHELTKELTNAVNLLPAPVKEDIETGDWLFGRGTMDMKAGLTVQLGMLEQAMNGEFDGNLLLLTVPDEEVNSAGMLGAVPVLQKLKQKHGLSYTACVNSEPMFSRYPNDENYYVYSGSIGKVLAGFYCSGVETHVGEPFSGLNANLLISELNRLLELNENYSERVGGEVTPPPMNLMQKDLKEEYSVQIPHEAVSLFNILTMKRSMLELHGMLMNTASAAARRVEKFYDEKARHYSKSVGYTPASYRVTVMSYDELLAYAIQKVGEEEVNRHIGYLKANRGDLDDRHFTNKIVSGLSGLCKELAPLIVVFYSPPFYPSVSSKEDAFIQEVLSDVQSYAGSNFGISLVNQEYFAGLSDLSFLQLRDSEESIRELTANMPIYGDHYKLPLDEIKALNIPVLNVGPYGKDPHKWTERLHLPYSFETCPELLNYTLKQIFKKADSDELHQA; this is translated from the coding sequence ATGACAGCAAAATGGCAATCGAAACAGCAGCTGACAGAGCTTTTAACAGGACTAGTGAATCTTGCGAGCATCACGGGATCAAAGGATGAGATCGCTCTTGCCCAGCATCTTTATTATGTGCTGAATGATTTTCCTTATTTCAAAGAACATCCGGATCATGTGAAACTGCATCCTCTTGAAGACGGCCGCTATTTCCTGACGGCTTTTGTTAAAAGCAAGAAAGAAACTGAAGATACGGTAATCCTTATGAGCCATTTCGATGTGGTGGATGTGAAGGATTACGGCCATCTTGAGCATCTTGCCTTCCGTCCTCATGAATTGACGAAAGAGCTGACCAACGCAGTGAATCTCCTGCCTGCTCCTGTAAAAGAGGATATTGAAACTGGCGACTGGCTGTTTGGCCGGGGAACGATGGATATGAAGGCAGGACTGACGGTTCAGCTTGGCATGCTTGAGCAGGCGATGAACGGGGAGTTTGACGGGAATCTGCTCCTGCTGACGGTTCCTGATGAAGAAGTGAATTCAGCAGGGATGCTCGGTGCTGTGCCCGTCCTTCAAAAGCTGAAACAAAAACACGGTCTTTCCTACACGGCCTGCGTCAATTCAGAGCCGATGTTTTCGAGGTATCCGAATGATGAGAACTATTATGTGTACAGCGGATCAATCGGAAAAGTACTGGCCGGATTTTACTGCAGCGGGGTGGAAACCCATGTTGGGGAGCCTTTTTCGGGACTGAATGCGAATTTGCTTATTTCCGAGCTGAACAGGCTGCTTGAGCTGAATGAAAACTACTCGGAAAGAGTCGGGGGAGAAGTGACACCGCCGCCGATGAATCTTATGCAAAAAGATTTGAAAGAGGAGTATTCGGTGCAGATTCCGCATGAAGCCGTTTCGCTGTTTAACATTTTGACGATGAAACGCAGCATGCTTGAATTGCACGGGATGCTGATGAATACCGCCTCTGCCGCAGCGCGCAGAGTGGAGAAGTTTTATGATGAAAAAGCCAGGCATTACAGCAAGTCTGTCGGCTACACGCCTGCATCCTACCGGGTAACGGTCATGTCTTATGACGAACTGCTTGCCTACGCCATTCAAAAGGTCGGCGAGGAAGAAGTCAACAGGCACATAGGGTACTTGAAAGCCAACCGCGGTGATCTTGATGACCGTCATTTTACGAATAAAATTGTTTCCGGTCTGTCCGGGCTGTGCAAGGAGCTTGCTCCTTTAATCGTTGTGTTCTACAGTCCGCCGTTTTATCCGTCCGTTTCATCTAAAGAGGACGCGTTTATCCAGGAGGTCCTGTCGGATGTGCAGAGCTATGCCGGCAGCAATTTCGGAATCTCTCTTGTGAATCAGGAGTACTTTGCGGGCCTGTCGGATCTGAGCTTTCTTCAGCTGCGTGACAGTGAGGAGTCAATCCGCGAGCTGACGGCCAATATGCCGATCTACGGGGATCACTATAAGCTGCCGCTTGATGAAATTAAAGCGCTGAATATTCCTGTTTTAAACGTCGGCCCTTACGGAAAAGACCCGCATAAGTGGACAGAGCGCCTGCATCTGCCGTACTCCTTTGAAACGTGCCCGGAGCTTCTGAATTATACATTGAAACAAATTTTTAAAAAAGCAGACAGTGATGAACTGCATCAGGCTTGA
- a CDS encoding alpha/beta hydrolase translates to MKQLPADLSSCAGFTSDKSSRGRFDRFAAVFQSLGWNVLAFDFSGCGESDDDTLTMAKEKDDLQSVIEYAKQRGFHSIVLYGHSLGSRIYTREVKTMILTGASTGPNTYNWNDHFTAEQMRELHETGVITEHLSSGPRKQIIIDQQMLLDFEQGNQKELLSAVACPILIIHGNADEEERMLSETSKRGMKWLPEGSKLEVIDGASHSFMEHLDEVEKLAVEWLCSQIDGGGRTECSS, encoded by the coding sequence ATGAAGCAGCTTCCCGCAGACTTGTCATCATGTGCCGGGTTTACGTCGGACAAGTCATCGCGTGGCCGGTTCGACCGGTTTGCCGCTGTCTTCCAGTCGCTCGGATGGAACGTGCTTGCCTTTGATTTCAGCGGCTGCGGCGAGAGTGATGACGATACGCTGACAATGGCAAAAGAAAAGGATGATCTTCAGTCGGTTATTGAATACGCAAAACAACGCGGCTTTCATTCGATTGTCCTTTATGGCCACAGCCTTGGAAGCAGAATCTATACAAGAGAAGTGAAAACGATGATTCTGACTGGTGCGTCAACAGGCCCGAACACGTACAACTGGAATGACCACTTCACAGCTGAGCAAATGAGAGAGCTGCATGAAACAGGAGTGATTACAGAGCATCTTTCCTCCGGTCCCCGGAAACAAATCATCATCGATCAGCAGATGCTCCTTGATTTTGAACAGGGGAACCAGAAGGAGCTGCTGTCGGCCGTTGCTTGTCCGATTTTGATCATACACGGGAATGCGGACGAAGAAGAAAGGATGCTTTCGGAGACGTCAAAAAGGGGAATGAAGTGGCTGCCTGAAGGTTCAAAACTTGAGGTGATCGATGGAGCTTCGCACAGTTTTATGGAGCATCTTGATGAAGTTGAAAAGCTTGCTGTAGAGTGGCTATGCAGTCAGATAGACGGGGGAGGGAGAACAGAATGTTCATCGTAA
- a CDS encoding cobalamin-dependent protein (Presence of a B(12) (cobalamin)-binding domain implies dependence on cobalamin itself, in one of its several forms, or in some unusual lineages, dependence on a cobalamin-like analog.), translated as MKSSAAFEFANLLLDGNETAAVQLVKDHSHLSRIQLFEELFTPAMQHVGDLWENNEITVADEHLASVVCDFILSTLYPPEQYPESENRNKAMLLCVEGEQHYLGLKMVNSLFDQQGWETHYLGPNLPLEYAIKKAELWKPEVICLSVSIVYHLPNVKKYIDALSSLPNHPAILLGGRIVGQYDISPYSSGNTEIMYDLKSVDNWLKRHSLIKNSGRSSLLTVKANESLTRY; from the coding sequence ATGAAGAGTTCAGCAGCTTTTGAGTTTGCAAACCTGCTGCTTGACGGCAATGAAACAGCCGCTGTTCAGCTGGTTAAGGACCACAGTCACCTGTCACGGATCCAACTGTTTGAAGAGTTGTTTACCCCCGCCATGCAGCATGTCGGGGACTTATGGGAAAATAATGAGATTACGGTTGCAGATGAACACCTTGCAAGTGTTGTGTGCGACTTTATCCTTTCAACCCTGTATCCACCGGAACAGTATCCCGAGTCAGAAAACAGAAACAAGGCCATGCTGCTTTGCGTGGAAGGCGAGCAGCATTATCTCGGACTGAAGATGGTCAACAGCCTGTTTGATCAGCAGGGCTGGGAAACCCATTACTTAGGACCAAATCTTCCGCTGGAGTACGCCATCAAGAAAGCAGAACTCTGGAAACCGGAAGTGATTTGCCTTTCAGTATCTATCGTATATCATCTTCCGAACGTCAAAAAGTACATTGATGCCCTTTCTTCCCTTCCTAACCACCCGGCGATCCTGCTTGGGGGACGAATTGTCGGCCAGTATGATATCAGTCCTTACAGCTCTGGAAACACAGAAATCATGTACGACCTGAAATCGGTGGACAACTGGCTGAAGAGACACAGTCTGATTAAAAACAGCGGCAGATCTTCTTTGCTTACTGTAAAAGCAAATGAAAGTCTGACCCGATATTAA
- a CDS encoding antibiotic biosynthesis monooxygenase, with protein sequence MYTVFSTFDVPDAKAEEVISIYQNRSRMVDEADGFVDFLLLQNDKRPGELTVQLLFERREDYMNWVKSEDFKKIHDLEKKYPDQELAAVIPKVKQYKVVAR encoded by the coding sequence ATGTATACAGTTTTTTCGACCTTCGATGTGCCGGATGCAAAGGCCGAAGAAGTCATTTCCATATATCAGAACCGTTCAAGAATGGTAGATGAAGCAGACGGATTTGTTGATTTTCTGCTTCTGCAAAATGATAAGCGGCCGGGAGAATTAACCGTGCAGCTGCTATTTGAAAGAAGAGAAGATTACATGAACTGGGTCAAAAGCGAGGATTTCAAAAAGATTCATGACCTTGAAAAGAAGTATCCGGATCAGGAACTCGCTGCTGTCATTCCAAAGGTAAAACAATACAAGGTGGTCGCGCGATGA
- the proC gene encoding pyrroline-5-carboxylate reductase translates to MKNIAFTGAGAIAEAIINGLISDGVCLPGQLVVTNHSNDERLSFLKESYGVSVTRDKREAVKHADIIILAMKPKDVRAGIESIREHVTGSQLIISVLAGISTETIQELFGKKLSVIRAMPNTSAAIRKSATALACTPEVSQAELDAASELFRAIGTVVHVSENQLDAVTGLSGSGPAYIYYLAEALEAAAADNGIEAHTAKALIAQTLLGAAEMLLHSGKQPELLRKEVTSPGGTTEAGIARLEHYAVKKALRECVKTATERSAEMGELFAKNAQKEHT, encoded by the coding sequence ATGAAAAACATCGCATTTACAGGTGCAGGAGCTATAGCCGAAGCCATCATCAACGGGTTAATCAGCGACGGTGTCTGCCTCCCTGGCCAACTAGTTGTCACGAACCATTCAAATGATGAACGCCTTTCATTTTTAAAAGAGTCCTACGGAGTCTCAGTCACAAGAGACAAGCGCGAAGCTGTCAAACATGCCGATATCATCATTCTTGCCATGAAGCCGAAAGATGTCAGAGCAGGGATTGAAAGCATACGGGAGCATGTGACAGGCAGCCAATTAATTATTTCAGTCCTTGCGGGAATTTCTACAGAAACGATTCAGGAGCTTTTCGGAAAAAAACTGTCCGTAATCAGGGCTATGCCAAATACATCAGCTGCCATCCGGAAATCGGCAACCGCCCTTGCCTGCACACCGGAAGTCAGCCAGGCGGAACTGGATGCAGCATCCGAACTGTTCCGCGCGATCGGTACGGTCGTGCACGTTTCAGAAAACCAGCTCGATGCGGTTACAGGCCTTTCAGGGAGCGGACCTGCCTACATCTATTACTTAGCAGAGGCACTGGAAGCAGCTGCAGCCGATAATGGCATTGAAGCACACACGGCAAAAGCACTTATTGCCCAGACTCTCCTAGGAGCGGCCGAAATGCTCCTGCATTCTGGAAAACAGCCGGAACTTCTCAGAAAAGAAGTAACAAGTCCGGGGGGCACGACAGAGGCCGGCATTGCAAGGCTTGAGCACTATGCCGTTAAAAAAGCATTAAGAGAATGTGTGAAAACAGCGACGGAACGCTCTGCCGAAATGGGTGAATTGTTTGCAAAAAACGCTCAAAAAGAGCATACTTGA